AAGGCACCCACCCCTTTTGGGTGAACACACGGAAGAAGTGCTTCGAAGCGTTCTCGGTTACTCAGAGGAAAAAATCCAAAAGCTTCGTGAACAGGGGGTCATTTGAGAAAAGCCATGGGTGAGGCCTTGATCGTTTTTGTCAATGGTGTGCTGGGGGTTTTCCTAGGTATGGGAGTCCTTTACGGAGCCATGCATCTGCTGGCCTGGCTTGTAGGGCGTGTGGCCAAGGAGGGGCAATCGTGAGCTTAGGCTTTCTGGATCTGTGGGCTCAGATGGGCCTTTTGGCCGTCACCCCCGGTATGGTCTTTATGTGGGTGGTATCCGGGATTCTCTTTTATCTGGCCATTGCCAAGCAATTTGAACCACTGTTGTTGTTGCCCATCGGATTCGGCATTCTTGTGGCCAATCTGCCTCTGACGGGCTTGATGGAACCCGGTGAAGGGCTTCTGTGGCGTTTCTATCATTACGGCCTGCAGTGGGAAATTATTCCTCCGGTCATTTTCTTGGGCTTGGGGGCCATGACCGATTTCGGGCCCATGTTGGCGCGACCCTCTCTGATCTTTTTAGGAGCAGGCGCCCAAGTGGGTGTCTATGTCACTTTTTTCCTCGCCAGGCTTATGGGCATGTCGCTGCCGGAAGCGGCCACCACGGGAATCATCGGAGGCGCCGACGGTCCCACCACCATTTATCTCGCCACAAGGCTCGCCCCGCATATGCTAGGAAGCTGTGCCGTAGCCGCCTATTCCTACATGGCCATGGTGCCTATCATTCAACCTCCGGTGATGAAGCTTCTCACCACGCCCGCTGAACGGGCCATTGTCATGAAGAAATCCCGTAAGGTCCCTAAGCTGGAGCGCATCCTTTTTCCCATTGTGGCCACACTGGTGACCATTCTGGTGGTACCCGCATCGGCTCCCCTGATGGTCATGTTCATGCTTGGAAATCTCTTTCGCGAATCCGGTGTTGTGGAACGTCTGGCCGGGGCCGCTCAAAATGAGCTCATGAATATTGTCACCATCTTCCTCGGCTTATCCGTTGGAGCCACCATGAACGCCGCCACTTTTTTACAGCCTAAGGTCATCTTCATTTTTGTGCTCGGTTTGGTGGCCTTTGCCGTGAGCACAGCTTCAGGGGTGCTTTTCGCCAAGTTCATGAACTTGTTTCTCAAGGACAAAATCAACCCTCTTATCGGCGCCGCAGGAGTGTCCGCCGTGCCCATGGCCGCTCGAGTGGTGCATCAAGTAGGTAGTGAAGCCAACAAGAAAAACTATTTGCTCATGTTTGCCATGGGCCCGAACATTGCCGGCGTTATCGGGACCATTTTGGCGGCGGGAGTGTTCCTTGCGATGTTGCAATGAGACGCTTTGATGCGGTCATCAAGGTTTTCGTTAAGGACGCATGCTTCGTAAACTTCACGAACTTTGAAGGAGGAATCCACATGGCTGAAGACGTTCTGGCCCCTATGGTGGGGAAAATTTTGAAAATCAAGGTGAAGCCCGGCGATACGGTGCAGGAAGACGACGAGGTGCTGGTGATGGAATCCATGAAATTGGAAACTTCCGTGCATGCACCCTGCAGCGGTGTCGTCAAGGAGATCAAAGTTTCCGAAGGCGACCGCGTTGAAGAAGACGATGTTTTGATGGTCATCGAATAAACACGTAAGGGGGACGCTCATGCAGTTTGAACTCACCGAAGAACAGCGCATGGTGCAGGAACAGGCGCGCCGTTTTGCCGAAAAAGAGATCCTTCCGACGGTGGAGGAAGAAGAGCGGGGCCATGTGTTTAACCGAGAACGGTTAAAAAAGATGGGGGAATTGGGCTTTTTCGGGTGCTGCATTCCTGAGGAATACGGGGGAAACGGCATGGGCTTCGTGGAATCGGTGCTCATGACCGAGCAGATCGCCAAAGTGTCCCCTTCTTGGCGTGTGCCTTTCAACATGCAGAACATCGGTCCCGCCATCACCGTGAATCAATTCGGCACGGAAGAGCAAAAGAGGACCTACATTCCCGGTTGGGTTTCCGGAGAAAAGATCGGCTTCTTTGCCATCACCGAACCCAATGCCGGTTCCGATGTGGCGGGGATGCGCACCACGGCCAAGGACATGGGGGACCATTGGGAACTCAACGGCCAAAAGATGTGGATCAGCAACGCTCCCGTAGCCGATGTGGGTCTGGTTTACGCTTACACGGACAAGGAAAAGAAATACAAGGGAATGACCTGCTTTATTGTGGATGTGGCCAACAATCCCAACATTGAGCGGCGTGCCATTGAAACGAAGCTGGGTCTTCATTGTTCCCCTACGGGAGAACTTATTTTTGACGGAGCGAAGATTCCCAAGGACGCTGTGTTGGGTCAGGTGGGGGAAGGGTTCAAGATCTGTATGTGGATGCTCAATAACACGCGCTTGAGCTGTGCCGCCGGTGCCTTGGGGGTTTCCGGAGCGTGTTTGGAGCTGGCCGTCAAATACGCCAATGAACGCACCCAGTTCGGCAACCCCATTTCCACTTACCAGATGATTCAGGCTCAGATCGCCGAAATGGCCGCGGAACATGAAGCCGCCAAATGGCTTGTCTACCATGCGGCCTATCTTAAGGATCAAGGCAAGCCCAACCAGCTGCAAACGTCCATTGCCAAGTATTTCGCTTCGGAAAGCGCGGTGCGCGCGGCCAACGAAGCCATGAAGATCTTTGGATCCTATGGATTTTCCACGGAATACCCCATTGAACGCTACTATCGGGATGTCAAGTCCTATCA
This genomic window from Desulfosoma sp. contains:
- a CDS encoding biotin/lipoyl-containing protein → MAEDVLAPMVGKILKIKVKPGDTVQEDDEVLVMESMKLETSVHAPCSGVVKEIKVSEGDRVEEDDVLMVIE
- a CDS encoding sodium ion-translocating decarboxylase subunit beta; its protein translation is MSLGFLDLWAQMGLLAVTPGMVFMWVVSGILFYLAIAKQFEPLLLLPIGFGILVANLPLTGLMEPGEGLLWRFYHYGLQWEIIPPVIFLGLGAMTDFGPMLARPSLIFLGAGAQVGVYVTFFLARLMGMSLPEAATTGIIGGADGPTTIYLATRLAPHMLGSCAVAAYSYMAMVPIIQPPVMKLLTTPAERAIVMKKSRKVPKLERILFPIVATLVTILVVPASAPLMVMFMLGNLFRESGVVERLAGAAQNELMNIVTIFLGLSVGATMNAATFLQPKVIFIFVLGLVAFAVSTASGVLFAKFMNLFLKDKINPLIGAAGVSAVPMAARVVHQVGSEANKKNYLLMFAMGPNIAGVIGTILAAGVFLAMLQ
- the acd gene encoding glutaryl-CoA dehydrogenase Acd; its protein translation is MQFELTEEQRMVQEQARRFAEKEILPTVEEEERGHVFNRERLKKMGELGFFGCCIPEEYGGNGMGFVESVLMTEQIAKVSPSWRVPFNMQNIGPAITVNQFGTEEQKRTYIPGWVSGEKIGFFAITEPNAGSDVAGMRTTAKDMGDHWELNGQKMWISNAPVADVGLVYAYTDKEKKYKGMTCFIVDVANNPNIERRAIETKLGLHCSPTGELIFDGAKIPKDAVLGQVGEGFKICMWMLNNTRLSCAAGALGVSGACLELAVKYANERTQFGNPISTYQMIQAQIAEMAAEHEAAKWLVYHAAYLKDQGKPNQLQTSIAKYFASESAVRAANEAMKIFGSYGFSTEYPIERYYRDVKSYQIVEGTSNVQKMIIAGITCGHQPNR